The Desulfovibrio aminophilus genome contains a region encoding:
- a CDS encoding carboxymuconolactone decarboxylase family protein, whose product MHVLLSICCVCAVLALSVIPARAAGESEGETCRRGRALLDRLNPGAFEQVRASLEGIAPDMVRYVVEFGYGELYSRPGLTMRQRQTATVAALAALGNAAPQLRFHVGAGLAAGLSPEEVVEIIYVTTVFAGFPAGLNALSEVRTVFAERGVAPTAAPEPSGTPRERGLAALAASSKGTGQAVLDSLKDIAPDMGRFILDFSYGEVFCRPGLEPGLKEIAMIAAATARGTMRPQLVVHIRAGLNVGLSREEIVEVIVQMAAYAGFPAALNGLDAAREAFGS is encoded by the coding sequence ATGCACGTTCTGTTGTCGATCTGCTGCGTCTGCGCCGTCCTGGCGCTGTCCGTGATTCCGGCCCGGGCCGCCGGGGAGTCCGAGGGCGAAACCTGCCGCCGGGGCCGGGCCCTGCTGGACCGGCTCAATCCCGGGGCCTTCGAGCAGGTGCGCGCGTCCCTGGAGGGAATCGCCCCGGACATGGTCCGCTACGTGGTGGAGTTCGGCTACGGCGAACTCTATTCCCGGCCGGGCCTGACCATGCGGCAGCGCCAGACCGCCACTGTCGCGGCCCTGGCCGCCCTGGGCAACGCCGCGCCGCAACTGCGCTTCCACGTCGGCGCGGGACTCGCCGCCGGGCTCTCGCCCGAGGAGGTCGTGGAGATCATCTACGTGACCACGGTCTTCGCCGGGTTCCCGGCCGGGCTGAACGCCCTGTCCGAGGTCCGGACCGTGTTCGCGGAGCGCGGCGTCGCGCCCACGGCCGCGCCGGAACCGTCCGGCACGCCCCGGGAGCGGGGCCTGGCCGCGCTGGCGGCCTCGAGCAAGGGCACGGGCCAGGCCGTGCTGGACTCCCTGAAGGACATCGCCCCGGACATGGGCCGCTTCATCCTGGACTTCTCCTACGGCGAGGTGTTCTGCCGCCCGGGCCTGGAGCCGGGGCTCAAGGAGATCGCCATGATCGCGGCGGCCACGGCGCGCGGAACCATGCGGCCGCAACTCGTGGTGCACATCCGCGCCGGGCTGAACGTGGGCCTGAGCCGCGAGGAGATCGTGGAGGTCATCGTGCAGATGGCGGCCTACGCCGGGTTCCCGGCGGCGCTCAACGGCCTGGACGCGGCCCGCGAGGCCTTCGGGAGCTGA
- a CDS encoding Ldh family oxidoreductase, with the protein MSVTLSIEELRRLGTAALVRAGAPEDVAALVVEALVLAECDGLPTHGFSRLPFYADHVRHGRVRADARPVVTRPRPAVVRVDACDGFAFPAIAAGLDVAVPVAREQGCAVLGITRSHHCGVAGHHVERVAEQGLVAFMCSNTAANIAPWGGRAPSFGTNPLAFACPRSGRPPLVIDLSLSTVTRGRVLAAAKRGETIPEGWALDAEGRPTTDPGAGTTGTLTPLGGAKGAALALMVEILAFETTTMFQAEGDPLGLGQFFFLIDPQTLTPGFSERVETLFSHMLAQPGVRLPGDRRHAARERALREGVTLPGHDFVGL; encoded by the coding sequence ATGAGCGTGACCCTGAGCATCGAGGAATTGCGGAGGTTGGGCACGGCGGCCCTGGTCCGCGCGGGCGCGCCCGAGGATGTGGCGGCCCTGGTGGTCGAAGCCCTCGTGCTGGCGGAGTGCGACGGCCTGCCCACGCATGGTTTTTCGCGTCTGCCGTTCTATGCGGACCACGTGCGCCACGGCAGGGTGCGGGCGGATGCCCGGCCAGTGGTGACGCGGCCCCGGCCCGCCGTGGTCCGGGTGGACGCCTGTGACGGCTTCGCATTTCCGGCCATCGCGGCGGGCCTGGACGTCGCGGTGCCGGTGGCCCGGGAGCAGGGCTGCGCCGTGCTCGGCATCACCCGTTCCCACCACTGCGGCGTGGCCGGGCACCATGTGGAGCGCGTCGCGGAACAAGGCCTCGTGGCCTTCATGTGCTCCAACACCGCCGCCAACATCGCGCCCTGGGGCGGCCGGGCTCCGAGTTTCGGCACCAACCCCCTGGCCTTCGCCTGTCCCCGCTCCGGCCGTCCGCCCCTGGTCATCGACCTGTCCCTGAGCACGGTCACGCGCGGCCGGGTCCTGGCCGCGGCCAAGCGCGGCGAGACCATCCCCGAGGGCTGGGCCCTGGACGCCGAGGGCCGCCCCACCACCGACCCGGGCGCGGGCACCACCGGCACGCTCACCCCCCTGGGCGGGGCCAAGGGCGCGGCCCTGGCCCTCATGGTCGAAATCCTGGCCTTCGAAACCACGACCATGTTCCAGGCCGAGGGCGACCCCCTGGGGCTGGGCCAGTTCTTCTTCCTCATCGACCCCCAGACCCTGACCCCGGGCTTCTCCGAACGCGTGGAGACGCTTTTCAGCCACATGCTGGCCCAGCCCGGCGTGCGCCTGCCCGGCGACCGCCGCCACGCCGCCCGCGAACGGGCCCTCCGCGAAGGCGTCACCCTGCCCGGCCACGACTTCGTCGGTTTATAG
- a CDS encoding radical SAM/SPASM domain-containing protein, which translates to MTSTDSSRDTYLRPLRDGAVLIHAPSVTWAVSPDPAELEDLAFDEVDLLRARENILRDRRTNRIDQVELHLTDRCNMRCRYCYVPLEMRSRAPDLAYADVRKILADARALGARQGVSPVIHFHGGEPGLAAPLMRHIVEEHHREFTFVVQTNGTVLTDEDIAFLLGYGVEIGLSLDALGETDADIRRGISKSRVLQSLQTIRRIKGTAPNVIVTASSANVPTLPDTVRGLHGLGVSSLTINPVLPYVPLPEDIIPEQTELTRAYLECVDFALGTVADRSRPLFINNMESFAISILTSRSSSYCEMSPCGAGRMILVVDSQGRVFPCSGLMANQEFCCGSALDPRTSLADLLDSHPIKVLQTRRCAEFSPCSNCPYREICGANCPIPDINARGDTAKPSPWCGLRQALIDTIFNHAIQRPDAILDFISHETQASLLGAELKPAVFRSPSPAH; encoded by the coding sequence ATGACCTCGACGGACAGTTCCCGAGACACCTATCTCCGGCCCCTGCGGGACGGCGCTGTCCTGATTCACGCTCCCAGCGTCACCTGGGCCGTCTCCCCCGATCCGGCCGAGTTGGAAGACCTCGCTTTCGACGAGGTGGACCTGCTCCGCGCCCGCGAAAATATTTTGCGGGACAGAAGGACCAACCGCATCGACCAGGTGGAGCTCCACCTCACCGACCGTTGCAACATGCGTTGCCGCTATTGCTACGTCCCGCTGGAGATGCGGTCACGCGCACCCGACCTCGCATACGCGGACGTCCGAAAAATCCTCGCGGACGCCCGCGCGCTGGGCGCCCGCCAAGGGGTGTCGCCGGTCATCCACTTCCACGGGGGAGAGCCCGGCCTCGCGGCCCCGCTCATGCGCCACATCGTCGAGGAACACCATCGCGAGTTCACCTTCGTGGTCCAGACCAACGGCACCGTGCTCACGGATGAGGACATCGCCTTCCTGCTCGGATATGGGGTGGAGATCGGCCTGTCGCTCGACGCGCTCGGCGAAACCGACGCCGACATACGCCGGGGAATCAGCAAGTCACGCGTTCTTCAAAGCCTCCAGACCATCCGCCGCATCAAGGGAACCGCGCCGAACGTGATCGTCACGGCCAGTTCGGCCAATGTCCCCACCCTGCCCGACACCGTGAGGGGGTTGCACGGACTCGGCGTCTCCAGCCTAACGATCAACCCCGTCCTGCCCTATGTCCCTCTGCCGGAAGACATCATCCCGGAGCAAACGGAACTCACCCGCGCCTATCTCGAATGTGTGGATTTCGCCCTCGGAACCGTGGCGGACCGGAGCCGCCCGCTCTTCATCAACAACATGGAGTCATTCGCCATCTCCATTCTCACCAGCCGATCCTCCAGCTATTGCGAAATGAGCCCTTGCGGGGCTGGGCGCATGATTCTCGTGGTGGATTCCCAGGGCCGGGTTTTCCCCTGCTCCGGCCTCATGGCCAATCAGGAATTCTGCTGCGGGAGCGCCCTCGATCCCCGGACATCCCTCGCCGACCTGCTCGACTCGCACCCGATCAAAGTCCTGCAAACCAGGCGATGCGCCGAATTCTCCCCCTGCAGCAACTGCCCCTACCGCGAAATCTGCGGAGCCAACTGCCCGATTCCGGACATCAACGCGCGCGGGGACACGGCGAAGCCCTCTCCCTGGTGCGGCCTGCGCCAAGCCCTCATCGACACCATCTTCAACCATGCAATCCAACGGCCAGACGCGATTCTCGACTTCATCAGCCACGAGACCCAGGCAAGCCTCCTCGGAGCAGAACTGAAGCCCGCCGTTTTCCGCTCCCCCTCCCCGGCCCATTGA
- a CDS encoding bifunctional 2-polyprenyl-6-hydroxyphenol methylase/3-demethylubiquinol 3-O-methyltransferase UbiG has translation MPDSAPNGKEWFAFFYATLHEHGLLRRVLDIGPGRGAYADLLRGAFPDVHWTGVEVWGPYVERFGLAAKYDRVVVADARYVDYGLLGPFDLAVAGDVLEHMTKEEALALVGRILAHSGLLAVSLPIRHYPQEAVHGNAFEAHVKDDWSHAEALESFGGLVAAFYADGEIGVYVLARDPRLSRVASLAAARARERFLESAAATSAR, from the coding sequence ATGCCCGACAGCGCGCCCAACGGAAAGGAATGGTTCGCCTTCTTCTACGCCACCCTGCACGAGCACGGCCTGTTGCGCCGGGTGCTGGACATCGGCCCGGGCCGGGGCGCATACGCGGACCTGCTGCGCGGGGCCTTCCCGGACGTGCACTGGACCGGAGTGGAGGTCTGGGGCCCCTACGTGGAGCGCTTCGGCCTGGCGGCCAAGTACGACCGCGTGGTGGTGGCCGACGCCCGCTACGTGGATTACGGCCTGCTGGGGCCCTTCGACCTGGCCGTGGCCGGAGACGTGCTGGAGCACATGACCAAGGAGGAGGCCCTGGCCCTGGTCGGCCGCATCCTGGCGCACAGCGGCCTGCTGGCCGTGTCCCTGCCCATCCGCCATTATCCCCAGGAGGCCGTGCACGGCAACGCCTTCGAGGCCCACGTCAAGGACGACTGGAGCCACGCCGAGGCCCTGGAGTCCTTCGGCGGACTGGTGGCCGCGTTCTACGCCGACGGCGAGATCGGGGTCTATGTCCTGGCCCGCGATCCGCGCCTGTCCCGGGTGGCCTCCCTGGCAGCGGCCCGGGCCAGGGAACGCTTCCTGGAATCCGCCGCCGCGACCTCCGCCCGCTGA
- a CDS encoding phosphatidylglycerol lysyltransferase domain-containing protein, translating into MNEREAALLRLHGDRTSSLAALGPLFQSHVPPDLEGVVRFLKTSGALVAANEPLCAPEHRARALASLAGRAREQGRRFLAMPLGASLASELKALGFTVWRIGAEPVFDLERHFALAPDPLLQFPLARALARRGAEVRELRPEDLADAALRDEMERVARLWLADKDCPPLGFLIRSAPLESAGAKRFFTLRVRGELQAFLAAAPFFRRGETLGFYLQDIPRLPQARAGACDLLVLEAMRLLRADGTAEVRLGLAPLARIPGDAPGGRLLGLLFRHWTLGYNFRSLHDFKEKFHPTRWDPLYLASSSPSLVRALADAVAAHLPDGAGRALAQALLRPLAPALETRPEAPAPRPCPRDLGEYLRRTRLTTLCVLLFTGLHLLRLAWPPLDALFTSSAYAPGDVTWRGLLLGPLFHNHWFHLTGDQLSFYAFGCIVEIFLGPAAFLLLTAGGLWLSNPLTQALLAAVLPWAAPGAWAATLGERDYGSSNAVFALAGAASAILVRGRLLLVPFALYGLFICLARQSWLALHHLVTLGAGWLALRLVSSRRPRGPRPGR; encoded by the coding sequence ATGAACGAACGCGAAGCCGCCCTCCTCCGGCTCCACGGCGACCGCACCAGCTCCCTGGCCGCCCTGGGCCCCCTGTTCCAGAGCCATGTCCCGCCGGACCTGGAGGGAGTGGTGCGTTTCCTGAAGACCTCCGGGGCCCTGGTCGCGGCGAACGAGCCTCTCTGCGCCCCGGAGCACCGCGCCCGGGCCCTGGCCTCCCTGGCCGGACGCGCCAGGGAACAAGGCAGGCGCTTTCTGGCCATGCCCCTGGGCGCAAGCCTGGCCTCCGAATTGAAGGCCCTGGGCTTCACGGTCTGGAGGATCGGCGCGGAGCCGGTGTTCGACCTGGAGCGCCATTTCGCCCTGGCCCCGGACCCCCTGCTCCAGTTTCCCCTGGCCCGGGCCCTGGCCCGGCGCGGGGCCGAGGTGCGCGAACTGCGGCCCGAAGACCTGGCCGACGCCGCGCTCCGGGACGAAATGGAGCGGGTGGCGCGGCTCTGGCTGGCGGACAAGGACTGCCCGCCCCTGGGTTTCCTGATCCGGTCCGCGCCCCTGGAATCGGCCGGGGCGAAGCGTTTCTTCACCCTGCGCGTGCGCGGGGAGCTGCAGGCCTTCCTGGCCGCCGCGCCGTTCTTCCGCCGGGGCGAAACGCTCGGCTTCTACCTCCAGGACATCCCCCGCCTGCCCCAGGCGCGGGCCGGAGCCTGCGACCTGCTCGTGCTGGAGGCCATGCGCCTGCTGCGCGCCGACGGGACGGCCGAGGTCCGGCTGGGGCTCGCGCCCCTGGCCCGCATCCCCGGCGACGCGCCGGGCGGGCGGCTGCTCGGCCTGCTCTTCCGCCACTGGACCCTGGGCTACAACTTCCGCTCGCTCCACGACTTCAAGGAGAAGTTCCACCCCACCCGCTGGGATCCGCTGTACCTGGCCTCAAGCAGCCCCTCGCTGGTCCGGGCCCTGGCCGACGCCGTGGCCGCCCACCTGCCGGACGGCGCGGGCCGCGCCCTGGCCCAGGCCCTGCTCCGGCCACTGGCCCCTGCCCTGGAGACGCGGCCCGAGGCCCCGGCCCCCCGCCCCTGCCCCCGCGACCTCGGGGAATACCTCCGGCGCACCCGGCTGACCACGCTCTGCGTGCTCCTGTTCACCGGCCTGCACCTCCTGCGGCTCGCCTGGCCGCCGCTGGACGCGCTCTTCACCTCCTCGGCCTACGCGCCCGGGGACGTGACCTGGCGCGGCCTGCTGCTGGGGCCGCTGTTCCACAACCACTGGTTCCATCTCACGGGAGACCAGCTCTCGTTCTACGCCTTCGGCTGCATCGTGGAGATATTCCTCGGCCCTGCGGCCTTTCTCCTGCTCACCGCCGGGGGGCTCTGGCTCTCCAACCCCCTGACCCAGGCCCTCCTGGCGGCGGTGCTGCCCTGGGCCGCGCCCGGGGCCTGGGCCGCCACCCTGGGCGAAAGGGACTACGGCTCCAGCAACGCGGTCTTCGCCCTGGCCGGGGCCGCGTCCGCCATCCTGGTCCGGGGCCGCCTCCTGCTCGTGCCCTTCGCGCTCTACGGCCTGTTCATCTGCCTGGCGCGCCAAAGCTGGCTGGCCCTGCACCATCTGGTGACCCTCGGCGCGGGCTGGCTGGCCCTGCGGCTGGTCAGCTCCCGAAGGCCTCGCGGGCCGCGTCCAGGCCGTTGA
- a CDS encoding diguanylate cyclase → MFDARTAMLLLAFGDFCAAAVLLVHGVDERGRGMRLFLLGRVSQAVGWLGMGLRGIDADMAVILPANALLYGGFALESAGLLRFFGHLGLWSRRFLTLVVCGAVIAQAAAFDWPYLRQSLGGLALALCLARPGFLLALTPGGTALRRFMGAAYLACAGALLANAAVFLLVRATGDVYTQGIDQTLAGLLLYLVMLVGSVGFVLLNKERADAELRRAATVDGLTQALNRVTFLARAEELVAMAARTGGALSLLMLDLDHFKAVNDTHGHAVGDGVLRDFSARVRARLRPYDLFGRYGGEEFCILLPATGARAALAVAERIRAAMPREPFHGLPAYTVSIGVAVLGEHSTLDDLLRESDLAMYQAKAQGRDRVRLRRAMESEE, encoded by the coding sequence ATGTTCGACGCCCGCACCGCCATGCTTCTCCTCGCCTTCGGCGACTTCTGCGCAGCCGCCGTGCTGCTCGTCCACGGCGTGGACGAGCGGGGCCGGGGCATGCGGCTGTTCCTGCTCGGCCGGGTGTCCCAGGCCGTGGGTTGGCTGGGCATGGGCCTGCGCGGGATCGACGCGGACATGGCCGTCATTCTGCCCGCCAATGCCCTGCTCTATGGCGGATTCGCCCTGGAATCGGCGGGCCTGCTGCGGTTTTTCGGCCATCTCGGACTTTGGTCACGGCGGTTCCTGACCCTGGTGGTCTGCGGCGCCGTCATCGCCCAGGCCGCGGCCTTCGACTGGCCCTACCTCCGCCAGAGCCTCGGCGGGCTGGCCCTGGCCCTCTGCCTCGCCCGGCCGGGATTCCTGCTGGCCCTGACCCCAGGCGGCACGGCCCTGCGCCGGTTCATGGGCGCGGCCTACCTGGCCTGCGCCGGGGCGCTGCTGGCCAATGCGGCCGTGTTCCTCCTGGTCCGCGCGACCGGCGACGTCTACACCCAGGGCATCGACCAGACCCTCGCCGGGCTGCTGCTCTATCTGGTCATGCTCGTCGGCAGCGTGGGCTTCGTCCTCCTGAACAAGGAGCGGGCCGACGCCGAGCTGCGGCGCGCGGCCACGGTGGACGGCCTGACCCAGGCCTTGAACCGGGTCACCTTTCTGGCCCGGGCCGAGGAACTCGTGGCCATGGCCGCCCGCACCGGCGGGGCCCTGTCCCTGCTCATGCTCGACCTGGACCACTTCAAGGCCGTGAACGACACCCACGGCCACGCCGTGGGCGACGGCGTGCTGCGCGACTTCTCCGCCCGCGTGCGCGCCCGGCTGCGGCCCTATGACCTTTTCGGCCGCTACGGCGGCGAGGAGTTCTGCATCCTGCTCCCGGCCACCGGAGCCAGGGCGGCCCTGGCCGTGGCCGAGCGCATCCGCGCGGCCATGCCGCGCGAACCCTTCCACGGCCTGCCCGCCTACACCGTGAGCATCGGCGTGGCCGTCCTCGGCGAACACTCCACCCTGGACGACCTGCTCCGCGAAAGCGACCTGGCCATGTATCAGGCCAAGGCCCAGGGCCGCGACCGCGTGCGCCTTCGGCGCGCTATGGAAAGCGAAGAATAG
- a CDS encoding LysR substrate-binding domain-containing protein, whose protein sequence is MELRHLRYFTAVAEELHFGRAAARLHLAQPPLSQQIRALEAEVGAELFARTSRKVALTPAGEAFLEHARAALERADAALNAARSVAHGRAGRLDLGFVNPAMDGFLSQVVADFRRGHPGVALSLREMTSQAQVDGLRAGTLHAGFIRYAGQDLRGLEFRVMHREPYVAALPPDHPLARRKRVPMETLAREPLILYPRELMPRLHDAMLAALRATGREPNVAQEALSKHTTLSLVAARLGLALVPASCAVWRRQGVVLREVEGELPVIELALACPAGTLAAPPQPLLSFLRGAFGPLWKGKKALSLFGFL, encoded by the coding sequence ATGGAACTGCGGCATCTGCGCTATTTCACGGCCGTGGCCGAGGAGCTGCATTTCGGCCGGGCCGCCGCGCGCCTGCACCTGGCCCAGCCGCCGCTGAGCCAGCAGATCCGCGCCCTGGAAGCCGAGGTCGGGGCGGAGCTGTTCGCCCGCACGAGCCGCAAGGTGGCCCTGACCCCGGCGGGCGAGGCCTTCCTGGAACATGCCCGGGCCGCGCTGGAGCGGGCGGACGCGGCCCTGAACGCGGCCCGTTCCGTGGCCCACGGCCGGGCCGGGCGCCTGGACCTGGGCTTCGTCAACCCGGCCATGGACGGTTTTCTCTCCCAGGTGGTGGCGGACTTCCGGCGCGGCCATCCCGGCGTGGCCCTGAGCCTGCGCGAGATGACCAGCCAGGCGCAGGTGGACGGGCTGCGGGCCGGAACCCTGCACGCGGGCTTCATCCGCTACGCCGGGCAGGATCTGCGCGGCCTGGAGTTCCGGGTGATGCACCGCGAACCCTATGTGGCCGCCCTGCCTCCGGACCATCCCCTGGCCCGGCGCAAACGCGTGCCCATGGAGACCCTGGCCCGCGAGCCGCTCATCCTCTACCCGCGCGAACTCATGCCCCGGCTCCACGACGCCATGCTCGCCGCGCTGCGCGCCACGGGCCGCGAACCCAACGTGGCCCAAGAGGCCCTGTCCAAGCACACCACCCTCTCCCTGGTGGCGGCCCGGCTGGGCCTGGCCCTGGTCCCGGCGTCCTGCGCTGTGTGGCGGCGGCAGGGCGTGGTCCTGCGCGAGGTGGAGGGCGAACTGCCGGTCATCGAACTGGCCCTGGCCTGCCCGGCCGGAACCCTGGCCGCCCCCCCCCAGCCCCTCCTCTCCTTCCTTCGGGGGGCCTTCGGCCCGTTATGGAAAGGCAAAAAGGCGCTGTCCCTCTTCGGTTTTCTATAA
- a CDS encoding MFS transporter has product MPNLLLIVLLAAFPALSTDMYLPALPTLQRLWGASLAEVNLSLLFFFLCFSLFLLVHGPLSDRCGRKPVLIAGILLFMAGSLLCAASQSITQLVLARMVQATGAAAASALSLALAKDLYSGIQRQKILAYIGVIVPLCPMLAPMLGGLLLGVASWRAIFLVQCVLALPAFYGCLRLREPAFERTSGGPLAMLRRYGVLLRNRRYLVLTLSFSLMSAGFFAYIGGSADIFITGFGLGERTYALFFGFNALGLMAGSLLASRLCVGLSSAGLLNASLAGLAGGGAAMLAAGGHGPWGFALPMFAVSLFLGMNRPISNNMILDAVERDVGAASAVMTFANFLVGGLCMEVVSLDLLPKPLFIGALTLAGTLVPLAALFLLGRPRRRT; this is encoded by the coding sequence ATGCCCAATCTTCTGCTCATCGTGCTTCTGGCCGCCTTCCCGGCCCTGTCCACGGACATGTACCTGCCCGCCCTGCCCACGCTGCAGCGGCTCTGGGGCGCGTCCCTGGCCGAGGTGAACCTCTCCCTGCTGTTCTTCTTCCTCTGCTTCAGCCTCTTCCTGCTCGTCCACGGCCCGCTCTCCGACCGCTGCGGCCGCAAGCCCGTGCTCATCGCGGGCATCCTGCTCTTCATGGCCGGAAGCCTGCTCTGCGCCGCCTCCCAGTCCATCACCCAGCTCGTGCTGGCCCGCATGGTCCAGGCCACGGGCGCGGCCGCCGCCTCGGCCCTGTCCCTGGCCCTGGCCAAGGACCTCTACTCCGGCATCCAGCGCCAGAAGATCCTGGCCTACATCGGGGTCATCGTGCCCCTGTGCCCCATGCTCGCGCCCATGCTCGGCGGCCTGCTCCTGGGCGTGGCCTCCTGGCGGGCCATCTTCCTGGTCCAGTGCGTCCTGGCCCTGCCCGCGTTCTACGGCTGCCTGCGGCTCCGGGAGCCCGCGTTCGAGCGCACCTCCGGCGGCCCCCTGGCCATGCTCCGGCGCTACGGCGTGCTCCTGCGCAACCGGCGCTACCTCGTCCTGACCCTGTCCTTCTCGCTCATGTCCGCCGGATTCTTCGCCTATATCGGCGGCTCGGCGGACATCTTCATCACCGGCTTCGGCCTGGGCGAACGGACCTACGCCCTGTTCTTCGGCTTCAACGCCCTGGGCCTCATGGCCGGATCGCTCCTGGCCTCGCGGCTCTGCGTGGGCCTGTCCTCGGCCGGCCTGCTCAACGCCTCCCTGGCCGGGCTGGCCGGGGGCGGCGCGGCCATGCTCGCCGCCGGAGGCCACGGGCCCTGGGGCTTCGCCCTGCCCATGTTCGCGGTCTCGCTCTTCCTGGGCATGAACCGGCCCATCAGCAACAACATGATCCTGGACGCGGTGGAGCGCGACGTGGGCGCGGCCTCGGCCGTGATGACCTTCGCCAACTTCCTCGTGGGCGGCCTGTGCATGGAGGTCGTCTCCCTGGACCTGCTGCCCAAGCCCCTGTTCATCGGGGCCCTGACCCTGGCCGGGACCCTCGTGCCCCTGGCCGCGCTGTTCCTCCTGGGCCGCCCGCGCCGGAGGACCTGA
- a CDS encoding Fic family protein, whose protein sequence is MRFEDYVSGSFVRQYQYKSFAPSPVNHEWTWEDARIHTLLEQAAAALAELNAFSLFVPDVDRFISMHVVKEANTSSRIEGTRTEMEDVLLDAEFVAEEKRDDRQEVRNYIEAMNAAISELERLPLSNRLLRQTHATLLRGVRGEHKTPGEFRRSQNWIGGASLQDAVFIPPHHDEVPALMGDLEQFWHNETIQVPDLIRIAISHYQFETIHPFLDGNGRIGRLLITLYLIGKGLLKKPSLYLSAYIERHKGAYYDALTVVRASNDIGHWVRFFLRAVRETARTGVRTFQAIMSLREESQGQVMGLGGRAPNGTRLLEQLYLNPFVTVQQVAAALDLSIPTVNALFREFLRLGLVVEITGRKRNRLFFFKKYYGLFLNQETDEDGE, encoded by the coding sequence ATGCGCTTCGAGGATTATGTCTCGGGCAGCTTCGTGCGGCAATATCAATACAAGAGTTTCGCCCCGTCCCCCGTCAACCACGAGTGGACCTGGGAGGACGCCCGCATCCATACCTTGCTGGAGCAGGCGGCCGCGGCGCTTGCCGAGCTGAACGCCTTTTCGCTCTTCGTGCCCGACGTCGACCGCTTCATCTCCATGCACGTGGTCAAGGAGGCCAACACCTCCAGCCGGATTGAGGGGACGCGCACGGAAATGGAGGACGTCCTGCTCGATGCGGAGTTCGTGGCCGAGGAGAAGAGGGACGACCGGCAGGAGGTGCGGAACTACATCGAGGCCATGAACGCGGCGATCAGCGAACTGGAGCGGTTGCCGCTCTCCAATCGGCTGCTGCGCCAGACCCACGCCACGCTTCTGCGCGGGGTTCGCGGGGAACACAAGACTCCGGGGGAATTCCGCCGGTCCCAGAACTGGATCGGCGGGGCCTCGCTCCAGGACGCGGTGTTCATCCCCCCGCACCACGACGAGGTGCCCGCGCTCATGGGCGACCTGGAGCAGTTTTGGCACAACGAGACCATCCAGGTCCCGGACCTCATCCGCATCGCCATCAGCCACTATCAGTTCGAGACGATCCATCCGTTTCTCGACGGCAACGGCCGGATCGGCCGCCTGCTCATCACGCTCTATCTCATCGGCAAGGGGCTGCTGAAGAAGCCGTCGCTGTACCTTTCGGCCTACATCGAGCGCCACAAGGGGGCCTATTATGACGCCCTCACCGTGGTCCGGGCCTCCAACGACATCGGACATTGGGTGCGGTTCTTCCTTCGGGCCGTCCGGGAGACGGCGCGGACGGGCGTGCGGACCTTCCAGGCCATCATGAGCCTGCGGGAAGAGAGCCAGGGCCAGGTCATGGGCCTGGGGGGGCGCGCGCCAAACGGCACGCGCCTGCTGGAGCAACTCTACCTGAATCCCTTCGTCACCGTTCAACAGGTCGCGGCGGCCCTCGACCTGTCCATCCCCACGGTGAACGCCCTGTTTCGGGAGTTTCTCCGCCTGGGACTTGTCGTCGAGATCACGGGGCGGAAAAGAAACCGATTGTTTTTCTTCAAGAAATACTATGGGCTGTTCCTCAACCAGGAGACGGATGAGGACGGCGAGTAA
- a CDS encoding DMT family transporter: MRDNKALFVLALVAVLWSSGGLAIKLVEAHPLAIAGLRSALALLTLLAITRFRPGLTWSRTQILGGVCYMILLVTGVTATRLTTAANAILLAYTAPVYVALIAPRLLGEPTRRADWIMIAAVLGGMTLFFMDRLSAGGFWGNVLAVGTGAGYAGFTLCMRAQKDASPLGTACLGHGFSAILGLPFLLAAPWPDAASWAGFLYLGVIQQGVSLALYSWSIRRLNALTAIIVMTLEPILNPVWVAIGVGETPGPFALAGGIVVLTAVTVRGLRSARGA; the protein is encoded by the coding sequence ATGCGCGACAACAAGGCACTTTTCGTCCTGGCCCTGGTGGCCGTGCTCTGGAGCAGCGGCGGGCTGGCCATCAAGCTGGTGGAGGCCCACCCCCTGGCCATCGCCGGGCTGCGCAGCGCCCTGGCCCTGCTGACCCTGCTGGCCATCACGCGCTTCCGGCCCGGGCTCACCTGGTCGCGCACCCAGATCCTGGGCGGGGTCTGCTACATGATCCTGCTCGTCACCGGGGTCACGGCCACCCGCCTGACCACGGCGGCCAACGCCATCCTCCTGGCCTACACCGCGCCGGTCTACGTGGCCCTGATCGCGCCGAGGCTCCTGGGCGAACCCACGCGCCGCGCGGACTGGATCATGATCGCCGCGGTCCTGGGCGGCATGACCCTGTTCTTCATGGACCGGCTCTCCGCCGGGGGATTCTGGGGCAACGTGCTGGCCGTGGGCACGGGCGCGGGCTACGCGGGCTTCACCCTCTGCATGCGGGCCCAGAAGGACGCCTCGCCCCTGGGCACGGCCTGCCTGGGCCACGGCTTCTCCGCGATCCTGGGCCTGCCCTTTCTCCTGGCCGCGCCCTGGCCGGACGCGGCCTCCTGGGCCGGATTCCTCTACCTGGGCGTGATCCAGCAGGGCGTGTCCCTGGCGCTCTACTCCTGGTCCATCCGCCGCCTGAACGCGCTCACGGCCATCATCGTCATGACCCTGGAACCGATCCTCAACCCGGTCTGGGTGGCCATCGGCGTGGGCGAGACGCCCGGCCCCTTCGCCCTGGCGGGCGGAATCGTGGTGCTCACGGCCGTGACCGTCCGGGGCCTGCGCAGCGCCCGGGGCGCATAG